The following proteins come from a genomic window of Hymenobacter canadensis:
- a CDS encoding ribose-phosphate pyrophosphokinase produces the protein MSQQVKIFAGNASHELGLKIAEAFGQPLGDLSIQRFADTELGPSFNESIRGCAVFLIQSTNPPAENLMELMLMVDAAKRASAASVTVVMPYYGYARQDRKDKPRVSIGAKVVADFVQSVGTDRLMTCDLHAGQIQGFFDIPVDHLDGATVTAPYIKSLNLENLIFASPDVGGVVRTRGFAKKFGAEIVVCDKMRLRANEIASMQVIGDVTGMNVVLVDDIVDTAGTICKAAELLMERGAKSVRAVITHGVLSGPAHERILNSALEELVITDTIPLKQENPKIKVISLAQLFAQAIHNVVSHESISSLFV, from the coding sequence ATGTCACAGCAGGTAAAAATATTCGCGGGCAACGCCTCCCACGAACTGGGTTTGAAAATTGCCGAAGCTTTCGGCCAGCCGCTCGGCGACCTGAGCATTCAGCGCTTCGCTGATACGGAGCTGGGGCCGAGCTTCAATGAAAGCATCCGGGGCTGCGCCGTGTTCCTGATTCAGAGCACTAACCCGCCCGCCGAAAACCTGATGGAGCTGATGCTGATGGTAGACGCCGCCAAGCGCGCCTCCGCCGCCTCCGTTACCGTGGTGATGCCCTACTACGGCTACGCCCGCCAGGACCGCAAAGACAAGCCCCGCGTAAGCATCGGCGCCAAAGTGGTGGCCGACTTCGTGCAAAGCGTGGGCACCGACCGTCTGATGACCTGCGACCTGCACGCCGGCCAGATTCAGGGCTTCTTCGATATTCCCGTCGATCATCTGGACGGCGCCACCGTCACGGCCCCTTATATAAAGTCGCTCAACCTCGAAAACCTCATCTTCGCCTCGCCCGACGTGGGCGGCGTGGTGCGCACCCGTGGCTTCGCCAAGAAGTTCGGGGCCGAAATCGTAGTCTGTGACAAGATGCGTCTGCGGGCCAACGAAATTGCCTCGATGCAGGTAATCGGCGACGTAACCGGCATGAACGTGGTGCTCGTGGATGACATCGTTGATACGGCCGGCACCATCTGCAAGGCTGCCGAGCTGCTGATGGAGCGCGGCGCCAAATCGGTACGGGCCGTAATTACGCACGGCGTACTGTCGGGCCCGGCCCACGAGCGGATTCTGAACTCGGCGCTGGAGGAACTGGTCATCACCGACACGATTCCGCTGAAGCAGGAGAACCCCAAAATCAAGGTAATTTCCTTGGCGCAGCTGTTTGCGCAGGCCATCCACAATGTCGTGTCGCACGAGTCGATTAGCTCGTTGTTCGTGTAG
- the atpD gene encoding F0F1 ATP synthase subunit beta — MANTGKITQVIGPVVDVSFAGEGSKLPNILDALEVIKDNGQVVILECQQHLGEDRVRTIAMDSTEGLTRGAIVRDLGAPISMPTGDSIKGRLFNVIGYAIDGIPQPTSTTRLPIHRQAPRFEDLATSSEVFFTGIKVIDLLAPYVKGGKIGLFGGAGVGKTVLIQELINNVAKAYSGLSVFAGVGERTREGNDLLREFIEANIIRYGEEFKHSMEEGGWDLSKVDMAEMEKSQATLVFGQMNEPPGARARVALSGLTIAESFRDGDGTGAGRDILFFIDNIFRFTQAGSEVSALLGRMPSAVGYQPTLATEMGAMQERITSTKRGSITSVQAVYVPADDLTDPAPANTFAHLDATTVLSRKIAELGIYPAVDPLDSTSRILSVEVLGEEHYNTAQRVKEILQRYKELQDIIAILGMDELSEEDKQVVNRARRVQRFLSQPFFVAEQFTGLKGVLVDIKDTIRGFNEIIDGKHDHLPEAAFNLVGNIEDAVAKGERLIAEAK, encoded by the coding sequence ATGGCGAATACCGGCAAAATCACCCAGGTTATCGGTCCCGTTGTGGACGTGAGCTTCGCGGGTGAAGGCTCTAAGCTCCCCAACATCCTCGACGCCCTCGAAGTCATCAAAGACAACGGCCAGGTCGTTATCCTGGAGTGCCAGCAGCACCTGGGCGAAGACCGTGTGCGCACCATCGCCATGGACTCGACTGAGGGCCTGACCCGTGGCGCCATCGTGCGCGACCTGGGCGCTCCTATCTCCATGCCCACCGGCGACAGCATCAAGGGCCGTCTGTTCAACGTCATTGGCTACGCCATCGACGGCATTCCACAGCCCACGAGCACCACGCGCCTGCCGATTCACCGCCAGGCTCCGCGCTTCGAAGACCTCGCTACTTCCTCGGAAGTATTCTTCACCGGCATTAAAGTAATCGACTTGCTGGCTCCTTATGTAAAGGGTGGCAAGATTGGTTTGTTTGGTGGTGCCGGCGTAGGCAAAACCGTACTGATTCAGGAGCTGATCAACAACGTAGCCAAGGCCTACTCGGGTCTGTCGGTGTTTGCCGGTGTTGGTGAGCGTACCCGCGAAGGCAATGACCTGCTGCGCGAATTCATCGAAGCCAACATCATTCGCTACGGCGAGGAGTTCAAGCACTCGATGGAAGAAGGCGGCTGGGACCTGAGCAAAGTAGACATGGCTGAGATGGAGAAGTCGCAGGCGACTCTCGTGTTCGGCCAGATGAACGAGCCTCCCGGAGCCCGTGCCCGCGTAGCCCTGTCGGGTCTGACGATTGCCGAAAGCTTCCGCGACGGTGATGGCACCGGCGCTGGCCGCGACATCCTGTTCTTCATCGACAACATCTTCCGCTTCACGCAGGCTGGCTCCGAAGTATCGGCTCTGCTGGGCCGGATGCCGTCGGCCGTAGGTTACCAGCCCACGCTGGCCACCGAAATGGGTGCCATGCAGGAGCGGATTACCTCCACCAAGCGCGGTTCCATCACGTCGGTACAGGCCGTATATGTGCCTGCCGATGACTTGACTGACCCGGCCCCGGCCAACACCTTTGCTCACTTGGATGCCACGACGGTACTGAGCCGCAAAATCGCCGAGCTGGGCATCTATCCAGCCGTTGACCCGCTGGACTCCACCTCGCGCATTCTGTCGGTAGAGGTACTGGGCGAAGAGCACTACAACACCGCTCAGCGCGTGAAAGAGATTCTGCAGCGCTACAAAGAACTGCAGGACATCATCGCCATCCTGGGTATGGACGAACTCTCCGAGGAGGACAAGCAGGTAGTAAACCGCGCCCGCCGCGTGCAGCGCTTCCTGTCGCAGCCCTTCTTCGTGGCTGAGCAGTTCACGGGCCTCAAAGGCGTACTCGTTGACATCAAGGACACCATCCGCGGCTTCAACGAAATCATCGACGGCAAGCACGACCACCTGCCAGAAGCGGCGTTCAACCTGGTGGGCAACATCGAGGATGCCGTAGCCAAAGGTGAGCGTCTGATAGCAGAAGCCAAGTAG
- the atpC gene encoding ATP synthase F1 subunit epsilon — protein MHLEIITPDRKVFEGEVTSAQFPGTDGLFEVLNNHAPLISALKAGNVVLNGGATTFRIDGGVVEVLRNNVIVLAEGASA, from the coding sequence ATGCATTTAGAAATCATCACCCCCGACCGCAAGGTTTTTGAAGGCGAGGTTACGTCGGCGCAGTTTCCGGGTACCGATGGCCTGTTCGAGGTTCTCAACAACCACGCCCCGCTGATTTCGGCCCTGAAAGCCGGCAACGTGGTGCTGAACGGCGGCGCTACTACTTTCCGCATCGACGGTGGGGTGGTAGAGGTGCTGCGCAACAACGTAATCGTGCTGGCAGAAGGCGCTTCGGCGTAA
- a CDS encoding tetratricopeptide repeat protein: MRAILPLMGLLLAAAPVVAQTFPIDYRRAAQAQDTAKQRRVLEAWQLKEPNNPDRYVAQFNYLLRKSCRVVVSTSPAAGRGVALQKQDGSAAGSLNEGYEPRLLEAARNTLREGIRLAPDRLDMRFGLAKTYEMTHEPAPEVQVLREALAARKASGQPWRWQEGKPLPGPEAVFLPENLEEYMLPYWQADTPEDAEVARQLAELVSEYYPESSLGPFNLAMYHSLHGQEDKAYALYQRANASKPNDWQTLANLTRLAINLNHKTEAQQYLAALQKLPAGRPAAAQLGKEVRQMK, from the coding sequence GTGCGCGCTATTCTACCCCTGATGGGTTTGCTGCTTGCGGCGGCCCCGGTTGTTGCCCAAACCTTTCCCATTGACTACCGGCGGGCCGCGCAGGCCCAGGATACCGCCAAGCAGCGGCGGGTGCTGGAGGCCTGGCAGCTGAAAGAGCCCAACAACCCCGACCGGTACGTGGCCCAGTTCAACTACCTGCTGCGCAAGTCCTGCCGTGTAGTGGTGAGCACGTCCCCGGCTGCCGGGCGGGGCGTGGCGCTGCAGAAGCAGGATGGCAGTGCCGCCGGCTCTCTCAACGAGGGCTACGAGCCGCGCCTGCTGGAGGCCGCCCGCAACACGCTGCGCGAAGGCATACGGCTGGCCCCGGACCGGCTGGATATGCGGTTTGGGCTGGCCAAGACTTACGAGATGACCCACGAGCCGGCGCCGGAAGTGCAGGTGCTGCGCGAGGCCCTGGCTGCGCGCAAAGCCAGCGGCCAGCCGTGGCGCTGGCAGGAAGGCAAACCTTTGCCGGGGCCGGAAGCAGTTTTTCTGCCCGAAAATCTGGAAGAATACATGTTGCCCTACTGGCAGGCCGACACGCCCGAAGACGCCGAGGTAGCGCGGCAGCTGGCGGAGCTCGTCAGCGAGTATTACCCGGAAAGCTCCCTCGGTCCTTTCAACCTAGCCATGTACCACAGCCTGCATGGGCAGGAGGACAAGGCTTACGCGCTGTATCAGCGGGCCAATGCCAGCAAACCCAACGACTGGCAGACGCTGGCCAACCTCACCCGTCTGGCCATCAACCTCAACCACAAAACCGAAGCTCAGCAGTACCTGGCGGCGCTGCAGAAGCTGCCGGCGGGGCGGCCGGCTGCTGCTCAGCTGGGCAAGGAGGTGCGGCAGATGAAATAG
- a CDS encoding trans-sulfuration enzyme family protein — protein sequence MHIHPKITPIYQTSVFKFEDLNELELYFGEPGSRYLYSRNGNPNSDELAEAVTHLEGGAGAVATGSGMAAIFAALMTYCTAGDHVLCAADIYGGSAALLNQELDRLGIAVSYVPFDDLTTNLATYTQPRTRLLLCETISNPLLRVVDLRAAAAAAHALGLKLVVDNTFASPVLTQPFGYGADLVMHSVTKYLAGHSDVTAGVVVARTPEDAARLRQIGTLFGLTLSPMESWLAVRGIKTLRLRMEAHSRNAQAVAELLAQHPAVQEVFYPGLAQHPQQALAREQGAGRFGGMVSFRLLDDSTDAVSRFMRASQRFPFAPSLAGVDSSLSYPAGTSHRALTEQQRQELGITAGLVRLSVGIEPVEELLVDLHQALEATVV from the coding sequence ATGCACATCCACCCCAAAATCACCCCGATTTACCAGACCTCCGTCTTCAAGTTTGAAGACCTCAACGAGCTGGAGCTGTACTTCGGGGAGCCCGGCAGCCGCTACCTGTACTCGCGCAACGGCAACCCCAACTCCGACGAGCTGGCCGAGGCCGTGACGCACCTGGAAGGCGGCGCCGGGGCGGTGGCCACGGGCTCGGGTATGGCGGCCATCTTCGCGGCTCTGATGACCTACTGTACGGCCGGCGACCATGTACTGTGTGCGGCCGACATCTACGGCGGCTCGGCCGCGCTGCTCAACCAGGAGCTGGACCGGCTGGGCATTGCCGTCAGCTACGTGCCTTTCGACGACCTGACCACCAATCTGGCCACGTACACACAGCCCCGCACCCGGCTGCTGCTTTGCGAAACCATCAGCAACCCGCTGTTGCGCGTGGTGGATCTGCGTGCCGCGGCCGCGGCCGCCCATGCGCTGGGTTTGAAGCTGGTGGTGGACAATACGTTTGCCTCGCCGGTGCTTACGCAGCCCTTTGGGTACGGCGCCGACCTGGTGATGCACAGCGTTACGAAGTATCTGGCGGGCCACTCCGACGTGACGGCCGGGGTGGTAGTGGCGCGCACTCCTGAGGATGCCGCCCGCCTGCGGCAAATCGGGACGCTGTTTGGGCTCACGCTGAGCCCCATGGAAAGCTGGCTGGCCGTGCGTGGTATCAAGACGCTGCGGCTGCGGATGGAAGCGCACAGCCGCAATGCCCAGGCCGTAGCCGAGCTGCTGGCGCAGCATCCGGCGGTGCAGGAGGTGTTTTATCCGGGGCTGGCGCAGCACCCGCAGCAGGCGTTGGCGCGGGAGCAGGGGGCGGGCCGATTCGGGGGCATGGTTTCGTTCCGGCTGCTGGACGACAGCACCGACGCCGTGAGCCGCTTCATGCGGGCCAGCCAGCGGTTCCCGTTCGCACCGTCCTTGGCCGGCGTCGACTCGTCGCTGTCGTATCCGGCGGGCACCTCGCACCGGGCACTTACCGAACAGCAGCGGCAGGAGCTGGGCATTACGGCTGGTTTGGTGCGCCTGAGCGTGGGCATCGAGCCCGTGGAAGAACTGCTGGTCGACCTGCATCAGGCGCTGGAAGCTACGGTAGTTTAA
- a CDS encoding DUF2147 domain-containing protein, translating into MKLIKQSLLTLLLVVLTAAAALADNPDAVLGVWKNGEGTGMIQIYKSGDKYFGRIVWLKVLNNPDGTPRTDVNNPTESARTKPLRGLVNMRDFKYVGENKWEGGQIYDPKNGSDYSCEMALTDPNTLEVRGYIGVSLFGRTDVWKRQVKK; encoded by the coding sequence ATGAAGCTGATCAAACAAAGCCTGCTCACTTTACTGCTTGTTGTGCTGACGGCGGCCGCCGCCCTGGCAGATAACCCCGACGCCGTACTGGGCGTGTGGAAAAACGGGGAAGGAACGGGTATGATTCAGATCTACAAAAGCGGCGACAAGTACTTCGGCCGTATTGTGTGGCTGAAAGTGCTCAACAACCCCGACGGCACGCCCCGCACCGACGTCAACAACCCCACCGAATCGGCCCGCACCAAGCCTTTGCGCGGCCTGGTGAACATGCGCGACTTCAAGTACGTTGGGGAAAATAAGTGGGAGGGCGGCCAGATCTACGACCCCAAAAACGGCAGCGACTATTCCTGCGAGATGGCCCTGACCGACCCGAACACGCTGGAAGTGCGTGGCTACATCGGGGTGTCGCTCTTCGGCCGGACCGACGTGTGGAAGCGGCAGGTAAAGAAGTAG
- a CDS encoding DUF6268 family outer membrane beta-barrel protein: MQHLSRFLLPGALLALSTVLAAPAWAQDLPTAPADSLGLDDFSSFGNADATANRPYASQKVLLQSPTKLISVGYEAQLPFDLTSIGPLTNTTGGPQKVTEQVDRFAGLRLGFNAPVISNSSLILNLGLTYWNTGVRVANAERIPLFRRLEDGLRSTGFNATVFRPLNDKNFLLVQGNVDLNGTYRNFDAISTKALTYSGTAIYGWKPSESYMWGLGLTRTYRAGQLLHIPVVYYFRTFNPKWGVEAIFPARVNVRRSFGANSLLMLGYELEGNAYYLGPVNGQDVYLRRGELKPRITYERQLAGFVWLSAQAGFRYNYRFDAFSKQNPSGDNDPLYENELGNPLYFNLSLNLVSP; the protein is encoded by the coding sequence ATGCAGCATCTCTCCCGTTTCCTGCTTCCCGGCGCCCTTCTGGCGCTGAGCACGGTGCTGGCCGCGCCGGCCTGGGCCCAGGACCTGCCCACCGCCCCCGCCGACTCGCTGGGGCTGGACGATTTCAGCAGCTTCGGCAATGCCGACGCCACCGCCAACCGCCCCTACGCCAGCCAGAAAGTACTGCTGCAAAGCCCCACCAAGCTGATTTCGGTGGGCTACGAGGCGCAGCTGCCCTTTGATCTGACGTCGATCGGCCCTTTGACAAATACTACCGGCGGTCCTCAAAAGGTTACCGAGCAGGTGGACCGCTTCGCAGGCCTGCGCCTGGGCTTTAATGCCCCGGTGATATCCAATTCCAGCCTGATTCTAAACCTGGGCCTCACGTACTGGAATACCGGCGTGCGGGTAGCCAACGCCGAGCGTATACCGCTGTTTCGGCGTCTGGAAGACGGGCTGCGCTCCACGGGTTTCAACGCCACGGTGTTTCGGCCGCTCAACGACAAGAACTTCCTGCTGGTGCAGGGCAACGTCGACCTGAACGGTACCTACCGCAACTTCGACGCCATCAGCACCAAGGCCCTGACCTACAGCGGCACGGCCATCTACGGCTGGAAACCCAGCGAATCGTATATGTGGGGCCTGGGCCTGACGCGCACCTACCGGGCCGGGCAGCTGCTGCACATTCCGGTGGTGTACTACTTCCGCACCTTCAACCCGAAGTGGGGCGTGGAGGCCATCTTCCCGGCCCGCGTGAACGTGCGGCGCAGCTTCGGGGCCAACTCGCTGCTCATGCTCGGCTACGAGCTGGAAGGCAACGCCTACTACCTAGGCCCCGTGAACGGCCAGGACGTGTACCTGCGGCGCGGCGAGTTGAAGCCGCGCATCACCTACGAGCGCCAGCTGGCGGGCTTCGTGTGGCTGTCGGCGCAGGCGGGTTTCCGCTACAACTACCGCTTCGATGCCTTCAGCAAGCAGAACCCCAGCGGCGACAACGACCCGCTGTATGAAAACGAGCTGGGCAACCCGTTGTACTTCAACCTGAGCCTCAACCTGGTTAGCCCCTGA
- a CDS encoding DegT/DnrJ/EryC1/StrS family aminotransferase — protein MRSQDYDRIYLSPPHLGRHELNYLHKAIEDNWVAPAGPNLDGFERDICEFTGAAHCVALTSGTAAIHLGLRLLGVGPGDTVLCPSFTFVATANPISYLGATPVFIDSEATTWNLCPQRLREAIEASLRQGRRPKALIIVHLYGMPCQLREILAIAAEFDIPILEDAAEALGARYDGQPLGTFGAVGVFSFNGNKILTTSGGGALVTNNADWDKKARFWATQAKDDAPHYQHSELGYNYRLSNLLAGIGRGQMGLLDDRVKKRREIFSWYQKHLADLPGLSFGPAEPTGGRANRWLTCVLLDPTQTTVTPELLRQHLEARNIESRPLWKPLHLQPLFAGVPMFGGEVCADLFTHGLCLPSGSALTEADLQRIAETIRDAFACHHHA, from the coding sequence ATGCGCAGCCAGGATTACGACCGAATTTACCTTTCCCCGCCCCACCTCGGCCGCCACGAGCTGAACTACCTGCACAAGGCCATCGAAGACAACTGGGTGGCCCCGGCCGGCCCCAACCTGGATGGATTTGAGCGCGACATCTGCGAGTTTACGGGCGCGGCGCACTGCGTGGCCCTCACCTCGGGCACGGCCGCCATTCACCTGGGTCTGCGGCTGCTGGGCGTCGGCCCCGGCGATACGGTGCTGTGCCCATCGTTTACGTTTGTGGCCACCGCCAACCCCATCAGCTACCTCGGGGCCACGCCGGTGTTCATCGACAGCGAAGCCACCACCTGGAACCTGTGCCCGCAGCGGCTGCGCGAGGCCATCGAGGCCAGCCTCCGGCAGGGCCGCCGCCCCAAAGCCCTCATCATCGTGCACCTGTATGGCATGCCGTGTCAGCTGCGCGAAATCCTGGCTATAGCTGCCGAATTTGACATTCCGATACTGGAAGATGCCGCCGAAGCCCTGGGCGCCCGCTACGACGGCCAGCCGCTGGGCACCTTCGGGGCAGTGGGCGTTTTCTCCTTCAACGGCAACAAGATCCTGACCACCAGCGGCGGCGGCGCCCTCGTCACCAACAACGCCGACTGGGACAAAAAGGCCCGCTTCTGGGCTACCCAGGCCAAGGACGATGCCCCGCACTACCAGCACTCCGAGCTGGGCTACAACTACCGCCTCAGCAACCTGCTGGCCGGCATCGGGCGCGGCCAGATGGGGCTGCTGGATGACCGGGTGAAAAAGCGCCGCGAGATATTCAGCTGGTACCAGAAGCATCTGGCCGACCTGCCGGGCCTGTCATTCGGGCCCGCCGAGCCCACCGGAGGCCGCGCCAACCGCTGGCTGACCTGCGTGCTACTCGACCCCACCCAAACCACCGTCACGCCGGAGCTGCTGCGGCAGCACCTGGAAGCCCGCAACATCGAGAGCCGGCCGCTGTGGAAGCCGCTGCACCTGCAGCCGCTCTTTGCTGGTGTGCCCATGTTCGGCGGTGAGGTTTGTGCCGATTTATTTACCCACGGCTTATGCCTCCCTTCGGGCTCGGCCCTTACCGAAGCCGACCTGCAGCGCATTGCGGAAACCATCCGCGACGCCTTTGCCTGCCACCACCACGCCTGA
- a CDS encoding acetyltransferase has protein sequence MPVSASPASAAPLAPLVIFGAGGLGREVLMLVHQINAAAPTWHVLGFYDDAPITAATALHGLPYLGTAADLNATPGPLHVAVAVGSSSSRAAVVARLTSPNLSFPTLIHPGVACAPYQQLRIGAGCIISQGCILTCDITLGRHVLLNLGCTIGHDAVLEDGCSLMPHVNVGGEAHLGAGVYLGTNATVLHQVKIGAGTILGAGAVAIRDLPAHCTAVGVPAQIIKQHVA, from the coding sequence ATGCCCGTTTCTGCCTCCCCTGCTTCTGCTGCGCCGCTGGCCCCGCTCGTTATTTTTGGCGCGGGCGGGCTGGGGCGCGAAGTACTGATGCTGGTTCACCAGATCAATGCCGCCGCGCCCACCTGGCATGTTCTGGGATTTTATGATGACGCGCCCATCACCGCCGCCACCGCCCTGCACGGCCTGCCCTACCTCGGCACCGCCGCCGACCTCAACGCCACGCCCGGGCCGCTGCACGTGGCCGTGGCCGTGGGCAGCAGCAGCAGCCGGGCCGCCGTAGTAGCCCGCCTCACATCCCCCAACCTCTCCTTCCCCACCCTTATTCACCCCGGCGTGGCGTGCGCCCCGTACCAGCAGCTCCGGATCGGGGCCGGCTGCATCATCAGCCAGGGCTGCATTCTCACCTGCGACATCACGCTGGGCCGCCACGTGCTGCTCAACCTGGGCTGCACCATCGGCCACGACGCCGTGCTGGAAGATGGCTGCTCGCTGATGCCGCACGTCAACGTGGGCGGCGAAGCCCACTTGGGCGCGGGCGTCTACCTCGGCACCAACGCCACCGTCCTCCACCAGGTAAAAATTGGGGCGGGCACCATCCTGGGCGCGGGCGCCGTAGCCATCCGCGACCTGCCGGCCCACTGTACGGCCGTGGGCGTGCCGGCTCAAATTATCAAACAGCATGTAGCATAA
- a CDS encoding sugar transferase: protein MSTAATWYRRWGKRLLDVALAGPLLLLALPLLLPVALALAVQNGGPWLFRQARPGRHGHLFTLYKLQTMTSTRDAHGQLLPDAARLPRLGRWVRATSLDELPQLWNVLRGHISLIGPRPLLPEYLPLYSATQARRHEVRPGITGWAQVNGRNAISWEQKFLYDVWYVDNLSLRLDLRILLRTVGRVLGAHGITAAGQATTEAFRGSSTV from the coding sequence ATGTCTACCGCTGCTACCTGGTACCGCCGCTGGGGCAAGCGCCTGCTGGATGTAGCACTGGCCGGACCGCTGCTGCTGCTGGCACTGCCGCTGCTGCTGCCCGTGGCGCTGGCGCTGGCCGTCCAGAACGGCGGGCCGTGGCTGTTTCGGCAGGCGCGACCGGGCCGGCACGGGCACCTGTTCACGCTCTACAAGCTCCAGACCATGACCTCCACCCGCGACGCCCACGGCCAGCTGCTGCCCGATGCCGCGCGCCTGCCGCGCCTGGGCCGCTGGGTGCGCGCCACTAGCCTCGATGAGCTGCCCCAGCTGTGGAACGTGCTGCGCGGCCACATTAGCCTGATCGGCCCCCGGCCGCTGCTGCCCGAGTACCTGCCGCTGTACTCCGCCACGCAGGCCCGCCGCCACGAGGTGAGGCCCGGAATTACGGGCTGGGCGCAAGTAAACGGGCGCAACGCCATCAGCTGGGAACAGAAATTTCTCTACGACGTCTGGTACGTCGATAACCTCAGCCTGCGCCTCGACCTGCGGATTCTGCTGCGTACCGTAGGCCGCGTGCTGGGGGCCCACGGCATCACGGCAGCCGGCCAGGCTACCACCGAAGCCTTCCGGGGCTCTTCTACTGTTTGA